A portion of the Algisphaera agarilytica genome contains these proteins:
- a CDS encoding ABC transporter ATP-binding protein, translating to MRWTHKYLMLWRQMAGQRLRYTAALVALAFAIGLTFLVPLVIGITIDHGLGGEPINEAWLAKIISAETLRDGLGWIGLLIVGLTVFASFFMFLEGALANQASESIVRRLRDRLFDRLQHLTCAYHDEAEAGDLVQRCTSDVDTTREFLATQVVEVVRALANLFIALPVLFWLDWRLALISTCVLPILVGFALVFFRVVQFTFKNMDEAEGALTARLQENLTNIRVVRAFARQAFEQEKFDKRNADHRAKHWTLYRVFAVYWSVSDFLVFVQMGLALFAGAAFVASGKMPVGELVTFWLYVGLVVWPARQMGRTLSELGKALVALQRIDEVLSAPVELDAADSPASLTDRLAGRITLRDVVFGHQDDQSVLDGLSFEVEPGQTLALLGPSGSGKSTIVNLLLRFYDPDSGVIEIDGYDLGQLPRKYVRSQIGAVMQEPFLYTKSLRDNLKLGQHEAPDEDMIDVANCAAVHDAIERFDEGYDTMVGERGVTLSGGQRQRVAIARALLQDKPVIILDDAFSAVDTKTEAMIVNFLRQRQGRATTILIAHRLSTLMHADRILVLERGRVMQQGTHDQLLQADGLYRRLWHIQTALEEDLKQEMTAV from the coding sequence ATGCGTTGGACTCACAAATACCTCATGCTTTGGCGGCAGATGGCGGGACAGCGGCTGCGCTACACCGCGGCGCTGGTCGCCTTGGCGTTTGCGATCGGGCTCACGTTTCTGGTGCCACTGGTCATCGGCATCACCATCGACCACGGCCTCGGTGGGGAGCCGATCAATGAGGCTTGGCTGGCCAAGATCATTTCAGCGGAAACGCTGCGCGACGGGCTTGGGTGGATCGGCCTGCTCATCGTTGGGCTGACGGTTTTTGCTTCATTTTTCATGTTTTTGGAAGGCGCCCTGGCCAACCAGGCGTCGGAGTCGATCGTGCGTCGGTTGCGCGATCGGCTGTTTGACCGGCTCCAACACCTGACCTGCGCGTACCACGACGAGGCCGAGGCCGGCGATCTCGTGCAAAGGTGCACTTCCGATGTCGACACGACGCGCGAGTTCCTCGCGACGCAGGTGGTTGAGGTCGTTCGGGCGCTGGCGAACTTGTTCATTGCGTTGCCCGTGTTGTTTTGGCTGGACTGGCGGCTCGCCCTGATTTCGACGTGTGTGCTGCCGATCCTCGTCGGCTTTGCGTTAGTGTTCTTCCGGGTGGTGCAGTTCACGTTCAAGAACATGGACGAGGCCGAGGGCGCTTTGACCGCCCGGCTGCAGGAAAACCTCACGAACATCCGCGTGGTCCGAGCGTTCGCCCGGCAGGCGTTTGAGCAAGAGAAGTTCGATAAGCGCAACGCCGACCACCGGGCCAAGCACTGGACGCTCTACCGGGTGTTTGCGGTGTATTGGTCGGTGTCGGACTTTCTGGTGTTTGTGCAGATGGGGCTGGCGTTGTTCGCAGGGGCGGCTTTTGTGGCCTCGGGGAAGATGCCGGTCGGCGAATTGGTGACGTTCTGGCTTTACGTGGGCTTGGTGGTTTGGCCGGCCCGGCAGATGGGGAGAACGCTGTCAGAGCTGGGCAAAGCATTGGTCGCGCTGCAGCGGATCGACGAGGTGCTCTCCGCTCCGGTGGAACTGGACGCGGCAGACTCTCCTGCTTCGCTGACCGATCGGCTGGCCGGCCGTATCACCCTGCGTGACGTCGTGTTCGGCCACCAGGATGACCAATCAGTCTTGGACGGCTTGTCGTTCGAGGTCGAACCAGGTCAGACGCTGGCGTTACTCGGTCCGTCGGGTAGCGGGAAGTCCACGATCGTGAACTTGCTACTTCGATTCTACGATCCCGACTCTGGAGTTATCGAGATTGACGGCTACGACCTTGGCCAGTTGCCCCGGAAGTACGTCCGTTCACAAATCGGAGCAGTGATGCAGGAGCCGTTCCTGTACACCAAATCGTTGCGCGACAACTTGAAGCTCGGCCAACATGAAGCGCCGGACGAAGACATGATCGACGTTGCGAATTGCGCGGCGGTGCATGACGCCATCGAGCGGTTCGACGAGGGCTACGACACAATGGTCGGCGAGCGAGGCGTCACGCTGTCCGGTGGCCAACGGCAGCGTGTTGCCATCGCACGGGCGTTGCTGCAGGACAAACCGGTCATTATCCTCGACGACGCCTTCTCGGCGGTGGACACAAAGACCGAAGCGATGATCGTGAACTTTTTGCGGCAGCGCCAGGGCCGAGCCACGACGATCCTGATCGCGCACCGGCTGTCCACGCTGATGCACGCCGATCGCATCCTGGTATTGGAACGTGGCCGGGTGATGCAGCAAGGCACCCACGATCAGCTCTTGCAGGCCGATGGCTTGTACCGCCGGCTCTGGCACATCCAGACGGCGCTCGAAGAGGACTTGAAACAAGAAATGACTGCCGTCTGA
- a CDS encoding winged helix-turn-helix domain-containing protein, protein MPRSRLSISEARRVAIVAQGLSKPPATSTRPVTAPKISNVVRRLGIIQIDSVNVLARAHCLTLYARVGASKPQALHQAAYSGKDRRLFEYWGHEASLLPVESYPLWRWRMDDARAGVGIYSGLVRFRKDNAKFIDSVLAEIEMRGPLSAGELTEGGRSRGSWCGWSKGKRAIEWLFWAGLVSTATRRGTFERVYDLTDRVLPRNVTQAPAPSREEAQRELLRGALDASGVATEKDLRDYLRLPLADTRARLAELIESGDAVPVSVEDWPAAYTAPGLRVPRQVASRALLCPFDSLIWTRERTERLFGMRFRLEIYVPEAKRVHGYYVLPFLLGETLVARVDLKADRQSGVLQVKAAHVETVAPDETAVELAQALRELADWLGLAEVVIGRRVRLANELRRACRAL, encoded by the coding sequence ATGCCGCGTAGCCGTCTTTCAATCTCAGAAGCTCGTCGAGTCGCCATCGTCGCTCAAGGCTTGAGTAAGCCTCCCGCTACCTCAACTCGGCCTGTCACGGCTCCTAAGATTAGCAATGTCGTCCGTCGGTTGGGGATAATACAGATCGACTCCGTGAATGTTCTGGCGCGTGCTCATTGCTTGACTTTGTACGCGCGAGTTGGTGCCTCCAAGCCCCAAGCTCTACATCAAGCCGCGTATTCGGGGAAAGATCGTCGATTGTTTGAGTATTGGGGACACGAGGCGTCTTTACTTCCTGTCGAGTCTTATCCGCTGTGGCGGTGGCGTATGGACGATGCTCGCGCGGGGGTAGGCATCTACAGCGGTCTCGTACGTTTCCGAAAAGACAATGCGAAGTTCATCGATTCGGTCTTGGCTGAGATCGAAATGAGGGGGCCACTATCGGCGGGGGAGCTGACGGAAGGGGGGCGTTCCCGCGGCTCTTGGTGTGGATGGTCTAAAGGGAAGCGAGCCATCGAATGGCTGTTCTGGGCGGGCCTTGTGAGTACCGCGACTCGACGCGGTACGTTTGAACGGGTCTACGACCTCACCGATAGAGTCTTGCCTAGGAATGTGACGCAAGCGCCTGCGCCGTCTCGCGAAGAGGCGCAACGTGAGCTACTTCGCGGAGCGCTCGACGCTTCCGGTGTGGCGACCGAAAAAGACCTCCGTGATTATCTGCGGCTGCCTCTGGCGGACACCCGTGCGCGTCTTGCCGAGCTGATCGAATCAGGTGACGCGGTCCCCGTCTCTGTCGAGGATTGGCCGGCCGCCTACACGGCACCGGGCTTGCGGGTTCCGCGACAGGTCGCTTCACGTGCTCTGCTCTGCCCGTTCGATTCGTTGATCTGGACTCGCGAACGCACGGAGCGACTCTTTGGGATGCGTTTCCGTTTAGAGATCTATGTTCCTGAGGCGAAACGGGTGCACGGGTATTACGTGCTACCGTTTTTGCTGGGCGAGACGCTTGTGGCTCGCGTGGACCTGAAGGCTGATCGCCAATCGGGTGTCCTTCAGGTCAAAGCGGCACATGTTGAAACGGTTGCCCCCGACGAGACCGCCGTCGAATTGGCCCAGGCGTTACGTGAGCTTGCCGATTGGTTGGGCCTTGCCGAGGTCGTGATCGGCCGGCGGGTGCGTTTGGCCAATGAGCTCCGGCGGGCCTGCCGTGCGCTTTGA
- a CDS encoding carbohydrate ABC transporter permease yields MLTIGALVFLMPLAWMFVTAVKPAEQTMTMPPQWIPVSWDVAESGQTVFVHVDQQSYDAAVSAGDDSVEVNFAYQWVVDRGGDAVPVLVSDKVLNSTHKINAHWRSIAHDDRPVRILEPIEGIADEDLVRVYIYESEVMGFPHKVMRKDLVLHYDQTQRATQRSYSFAREIEVGMETLEKRYIAWDDRKRLAHTETEARFVSLESLRSSADVRWGNFGQAVEEMGQFPRYLSNTLILCVLTVGGTVFSSAVVAYGFSRIDWPGRDKIFVIVLATMMIPFPVTMVPLYGLFRELGWIGTLKPLWVPAFFASAFNVFLLRQFFRTIPKELSEAARIDGCNEWRIFWQIILPLAKPALTVVALFQFLATWNDYLGPLIYLTDQSDFTLALGLQFFQSQHGGTQWHLLMAASCLIVMPVLILFFMAQRTFVEGVSMSGLKG; encoded by the coding sequence TTGCTCACAATCGGCGCATTGGTGTTCTTGATGCCGTTGGCTTGGATGTTTGTGACCGCGGTGAAACCAGCCGAGCAAACCATGACAATGCCGCCTCAGTGGATTCCGGTGAGTTGGGATGTGGCAGAGTCGGGCCAGACAGTTTTTGTCCATGTCGATCAGCAGAGTTACGACGCCGCGGTTTCGGCAGGCGACGATTCTGTCGAGGTCAACTTTGCATACCAGTGGGTGGTTGATCGTGGTGGCGATGCGGTTCCCGTGCTTGTTTCGGACAAGGTCCTGAACTCAACTCATAAGATCAACGCACACTGGCGGAGTATTGCGCACGACGATCGTCCTGTCCGCATTTTGGAGCCTATCGAAGGTATAGCCGACGAAGACTTGGTCCGGGTGTACATCTACGAATCAGAGGTCATGGGCTTCCCACATAAAGTGATGCGGAAAGACCTTGTGCTGCACTACGACCAAACTCAGCGTGCCACACAGCGTTCTTATAGCTTTGCCCGAGAAATCGAAGTCGGTATGGAGACGTTGGAAAAACGATACATCGCTTGGGATGATCGTAAACGCTTAGCCCATACGGAGACGGAGGCCCGTTTTGTTTCGTTGGAATCACTGCGATCTAGCGCAGACGTGCGCTGGGGCAACTTCGGTCAGGCAGTAGAAGAGATGGGGCAGTTTCCTCGCTATCTATCCAACACGCTAATCCTCTGTGTGCTAACGGTCGGAGGCACGGTTTTTTCGAGCGCCGTGGTGGCCTATGGGTTCTCAAGGATCGATTGGCCTGGCCGAGACAAAATATTTGTGATCGTGTTAGCCACCATGATGATACCGTTCCCGGTCACCATGGTCCCGCTGTACGGGTTGTTCCGCGAGCTTGGTTGGATCGGAACGCTCAAACCATTGTGGGTGCCTGCGTTTTTCGCATCGGCTTTCAACGTGTTTCTGCTGAGGCAGTTTTTTCGAACGATTCCCAAAGAGCTATCCGAGGCGGCGCGCATCGACGGTTGCAATGAATGGCGGATCTTTTGGCAGATCATCCTCCCCTTAGCGAAGCCCGCATTAACGGTTGTGGCGCTTTTCCAGTTCCTTGCTACGTGGAACGACTACCTGGGTCCATTGATTTACTTGACGGATCAAAGTGATTTTACTCTTGCTTTAGGCCTGCAGTTTTTCCAAAGCCAGCACGGGGGAACGCAGTGGCACCTCCTGATGGCTGCAAGCTGTTTGATCGTAATGCCCGTCTTGATCTTATTCTTTATGGCCCAGCGAACTTTTGTCGAGGGAGTCTCGATGTCGGGACTTAAGGGCTGA